The genome window CATCATTAAAATACGCTGCATTTCTGTTTTCACTCCGGCGTACTTATCAGGCTTGTTCCACTTTTTCCCTCGAACATATCGCTGAAATGATGGGAATCAGTACGGTGACACTGAGCAATTACTTAACGACATTAGATGAGTACGGATTTGCTATGCGATTTTGGTCGCAGAGCAAACGTAAAACAGGGATGAACGACAGCACCCGGGTTAAAGCTGGGCCTGTATTCTTTCCTTAACAAGAAGCAGATCAGTGAGCTACCGGATTGGCTTCTGGATTGACGCAACCGTTTCGTGTAATAGCTATTTGAATTACACGAGGTCATCCTGCTAGAAGACAACGATCACACCGAGGAACTACAAAAGTTCATGAGTAGAGGATTCAGAAAAGAAATCAAGAAGACAGAGGTTACAGCGTCTTCACTAAACAGGATTTAAACATTTAGCCACAATGCGATATAGTTTCGTATTGTGGCTTTTATTGTAACTCAAATATATTTTTTAAAATAGATCAGAACGATCACCTTTCAGTAACGGGTTGGTTATCAAAGCAGCGGAACCAGTTTTAACATGACGCCCACTTAAGCGGATTCATCTAGTAAGCCGACCCAACCTCTGGTTACATTGCTTAATGGTCACCTAAGTAATGGCCAGAAGGTGAAAACCGCTAAAAACAGTGCAACAATTTTCAGGGACATTATATAACAATTGGCAGCCTATAGTAATGTGAGGTTGCCGATTGTACTAAAACTTATTATCGTCAAATACTTCCTTCAGGATGTTTAGGGCTTTTCTATGCTCTTTCTCACTTTTATTTAAGAGGAATGCATGTAAAGCTAATATAGTCTCATTGTCCTGTTTTCCACCTAAGCTCATTAATTCGAAAAATCCTATATTTAAGGCAGCAGCAATTTTAATAATGGTTTCTATAGTTACGTTTCCCTCTCCGCGTTCAACCCTGCCTATATATGAGAACGATGAGCCAATTTCATCAGCGAGAGTTTGCTGTGTTAATCCCTTTTCTTTCCTTAGGGTTCTTATTATTGCACCAATTTGTTCGGAAATGGTTTGCATATAGTTATCTACTCCTCTTATTAAAAAGTGTAGACAAAAGACCAAATGAATTGGAGTCACTAAAAGATTCAAAATTTTTAATTATTGTCCCTAAAAGTTTTATGATGTATACTGTAAATATCTTCAAAAGAAATGATGTTTTACCCAATTTAGTTTTGTGATTTGATTTTCTCGAAAATGAACGTTGTAAAAAAGAGGTAGGCTTATTTTTGATGGTAGTACCTAAAAAGGCTCCATTATAATTCGGAGGTTTAATGATGGAAAACCGTTTAAAAACAGAAGAAGAAATTTATTTGTTCTCTGAACACGTACATACCTTGGTATGGTAGACAGGTAAGATTTCACAATCTAGTAACAAACTATTCTAAATTTGGACAAACTAATTATTTGCGAAATTGACCAATGTTCAAAAATGTTATAGCATGGTTAAAAATGTAATATGGAGGTTCTATATGTTAAATTCATCTGTTTTAGAATCAATAACTGACATAAACCTTTTGACAGACATGTTACAAGCAGAATTTTCGCTAGATGATTGGGAAGCTATGGTGCATATTGCGGACAAGCTTTATACGTCGATTAGAGGATTGTACGAAGAAAACCAACTTCGGCAAGCAAAGGGTCAACAGCAGATTGATACCAAAAAACTTAAACGAAGTATCGTCTTCTACTTTGGGTATGCAATGGTTATGAAAGGTATTGCTTTACAGAAGATGGGCGATTACGCAGCAGCCAGAGATTGCATCGAAAAGTACACTGAATTGGGCTGGATATACGGATTGGACAAGGATGGACAAGCTGATGTGGCTCATTTCAGGAAGCTTGCACGAGCAAATACATACGTTCTTGACTTGTTGGAAGGAAAGATGGATACACTTCCTGAATATGTTCATTTTATACATCAAAGTGAAGAAGAAGAGTTGTTGCCGGGAATCATAACGATCTTGGAGGCAGCTATAAAATACGACTATAACGTTGATTGGGCATTAAAAGAGTTTCAACCTACTCTGGATTCCTTAGACGGAAACTACGAAACAGATGCCAATATACGTTATTATATAGACCATCTCTATCTAATGGCTCTATATAACCTCAAAAATGCAAATTATTCTTATGCACTAAATATATCCCTCAAGGCTTTAGGAATGTCTGATAAACTTAAAGATGATACAGGCTATAAAAAACTCAATGCACTATTTGTTTCTTTTAGTGTTCATGCAACTAAAGATCAACTGGAAGCATACAATGTATTGAACAATAAAATCTTGGGGAGGGTGCTCAAAGATGAAAAAGGCATTATGTATGATGGCAGTAGCTTTGTTTCTGCTCGGTAGCGTGAGCAACATAGGAGCGTTAGTCGCTCCGAACAATCATGGAGCGAATAGCTTTCAACCTAACAATCATGGAGCGAATAGTTAATTCCAATCATCTTGCAACCCCTTCCACAATGGAGGGGGTTTATATTTGGAAAAATGGTACCTAAGAATTATTTTCCAGTATTATTATATAATCACACAAATATTCTCATATATTGTGGTATAATGGTTAAGAGTACGCTAACGAACTATAACATTAACGGTGGCGAGTAGTAAACAAGTATTTGATTCCGATGGGGCGGATGGATGTCAAAGACGACAAAGGGTATGTTAACTCAAGCGGTCTTGCGATACAAAGTCTTCACGACTTCATTCATGCATCCTAAATTAGCCACCCATAACTTTACGATATATGTCCAACAAATACGGATCACTTGAAGATTGGGTGTTTAATGAATATGAAAAAGAAAATATTAAGCATAGTTGGAATTATAGTGGGTGTCCTTTTTGTCTTCTATTTACTGAATTTATGGGCGGCCAGTGGCTTACATGTACCTCAATAGTACCGAGTCGTTTTATAAACTATATGGGGTTGTTTGTTCGTTTCAAGCCCATACAATTCCTGAAACTAAAGCTTAGTATTTCAATCTTATTTAAAGGGTATGGGAAAACAATGTTCAAAAAAATGGTGTTATTAATCATTGCGGCTAATTTTTTGTTGATTGTTACTGTGCCGGATCAAGCCTTTAACCATCACCATAATATTCAGCATAAAGTTACCATAGGAGGATTTTAAAGCTAAAGCTCTGCTAACCTTATGGTTGGTAGGGCTTTCTTTTGTGAGGAATTACCACACATATGGCAGAATAACTATCTGAGGTGATTTGCATGAACCATACATATAAAGTGTTAAAGTCGGATGTCGAACTATTTGCAGCTGCATTAAGCCAGGTAAAGGTGTATGTTGTTCAGTCGTTGGGCGAGGATTTTATATCGGTTATAGACTATGGTGGCACTATAGAAATGTTTTCGCCTAATTCGGTTAAGATTGCTGGAGCGTATTACATACGGAATCAATTTGAATTTAGAATAGAGGTGAACGAGGACTCCGCTGGTATGTAACCCAGTAGGGTGTCCAAAGAAAATAAAGTATTAGACTGGCGGGTGCTTCATTACGCTAACGGGCAGATGAGTTCCGTTGAAAAAAGGATTTATCTAAGTTGTATATAATGTAAGATAGAGTAAATTAACTTCTTGAGCAATTGCACTCCTTTTACGATTAACAACACAATTAACAAGGAGGAATCAAGAAATGGTTAATGGGAAATCTAAGATAATTGGCTTTATTGGTTTAGTGCTAATTGTAACAATAGTTTTTGTTTGTTCTTATCAGATTTATCTCAATGTAGGAATTGTCCATAATTATTTTTCGCCAAAATTAACATCTGTTATTGATGCTGAAGACACCACAGACGAATGGAACCCTATAATATTTGATGGTAATGACTCAATTAATTACGATACTATTTTCTGGGACAAGACCATTATTAATGATGCAAATAGTGACCGAAACGTGTTATTGAGAGTTAAAGATGCAAAAGGGGATATTGTTATTGAGGAATTCCAAGTATCTCCTGGGACTAGCAAGCATTTAGATGGCCTAATTAAAGATACAAAGTACTTCTTTGAAATTAAAGCTGAAGAAGGACAATTCATTCTTAATGCAACATAATAAGAACGTAATTGAAATTCGAATATTTTCTCGTCCAGGGTTGCCGCTTTTTATATAGTTGGGGCTACGGTTATTCGATCATATAGCTTAGTAAAGAGGTTAAAGGTTGGTTCCAACAGTAAGTGTTGTTAAATTATTAGGAAAGCATTATTTAGCGTAGGTAGACTAAATAATTTCTATTGATACGTATGGTATA of Paenibacillus polymyxa M1 contains these proteins:
- a CDS encoding helix-turn-helix domain-containing protein, translating into MQTISEQIGAIIRTLRKEKGLTQQTLADEIGSSFSYIGRVERGEGNVTIETIIKIAAALNIGFFELMSLGGKQDNETILALHAFLLNKSEKEHRKALNILKEVFDDNKF